The Bacteroidales bacterium genome segment TACAACTCCTTTAATTTTTACACTTTATTATTTGACTAATAACCGTTAATTGTCATTCTTGAATGGATCCCAGATAACCAGCACCAAGGCTCCCTGCTTTGATTCAAAAGGCCCATGATCTTCATGTGCACTGAACTTCCGATAGGTACCTGCCGTATACATCACACCGTCACTACTATATGCCCCACTAATCAGGATATGCTGCTCAGCGGTTACGTGAGAATGAGGGGCCATAGAAAATCCTGGAGGCAATTTCAGTAGTATCGTTTTTGCCCCAGCTTCATCACGTAAAATTTTCATCTGGGTACCCTTTGAATATTCAGGGGCATCCCGCCAGTCTAAATCATCATAAATGCTCATTGGCTTTTTCATGTTTCAGAAATGATTAAATTCAACGTATCTTCACAGTATCTTCTACTTTCCATACAATGGCTTTCTCTTTTTCTCAATGCAAATATAAACAATAAAATGAACAAATGTTCATTTCAATACATTTTATAATGATAAATTTATCAGGATATGAGAAGATACCGGCCTGGTTGACCAGCCCTGGCTGCTATCAATAAACCTCTTTATTTATTATAATA includes the following:
- a CDS encoding cupin domain-containing protein — protein: MKKPMSIYDDLDWRDAPEYSKGTQMKILRDEAGAKTILLKLPPGFSMAPHSHVTAEQHILISGAYSSDGVMYTAGTYRKFSAHEDHGPFESKQGALVLVIWDPFKNDN